A genomic segment from Aegilops tauschii subsp. strangulata cultivar AL8/78 chromosome 1, Aet v6.0, whole genome shotgun sequence encodes:
- the LOC109753413 gene encoding uncharacterized protein — MPNYSTIQKPEMCRQFSPIAFAATLKPAPFEGVNYKRWRARVVLWLTTMNCFHASKGKPEGELTAEQEQAFQATNTLFRGAILSVLGDKIVDPFMTIMVGKDMWDALEAKFGVADAGSELYIMEQYHDYKMTDDRSIVERAHEIQSLTKELEHLNCVLPDKFIAGGIIAKLPPSWRNFSTSLKHKRQEFTVVNLIGTLDVEEKARAKDTRARFHEGNSSANLVQKRNFQTHKPKNRNYAGKGKFDGKYKAPQSVNFKKKKDTYKKKGKCHVCGSEEHWASSCKDRWDMRQNENNNKTANVVIGDVDMKDVGSQELHPC, encoded by the exons ATGCCTAATTattcaacaatccaaaaacctgaaaTGTGTAGGCAATTTTCTCCTATTGCTTTTGCTGCAACTCTCAAGCCCGCACCATTTGAGGGCGTGAACTATAAGAGGTGGCGTGCGAGGGTAGTTCTTTGGCTTACCACCATGAACTGTTTTCACGCCTCTAAAGGCAAGCCAGAGGGAGAGCTGACTGCTGAGCAGGAGCAAGCTTTCCAGGCTACAAACACCCTCTTCAGAGGTGCTATCTTGAGTGTTCTTGGCGACAAGATTGTTGATCCATTCATGACCATCATGGTCGGTAAAGATATGTGGGATGCGCTCGAAGCCAAGTTTGGAGTCGCGGACGCAGGAAGTGAGTTGTATATCATGGAACAGTAccatgactacaagatgactgatgacCGCTCCATTGTTGAGCGGGCTCATGAGATTCAGTCGCTCACTAAAGAACTTGAGCATCTCAATTGTGTGTTACCGGACAAATTCATTGCCGGaggcatcattgccaagcttcctccttcatggaggaattttTCTACCTCTCTGAAGCATAAGAGGCAAGAGTTCACTGTTGTCAATCtaattggcactcttgatgtagAAGAGAAGGCGAGGGCAAAAGACACACGTGCTCGTTTCCATGAGGGGAATTCCAGTGCCAATTTGGTACAAAAGAGAAATTTCCAAACTCACAAACCCAAGAACAGAAACTATGCGGGCAAAGGAAAATTTGATGGCAAGTACAAAGCCCCACAATCTgtcaacttcaagaagaagaaggatactTACAAGAAGAAAGGAAAGTGCCATGTATGTGGCAGTGAAGAACATTGGGCTTCATCCTGCAAGGACCGCTGGGACATGCGTCAGAATGAGAACAATAacaagaccgctaatgttgttATTGGCGATGTTGACATGAAAGATGTCGG gtcgcaagAACTACACCCGTGCTGA